Proteins encoded within one genomic window of Bradyrhizobium sp. AZCC 1719:
- a CDS encoding acetamidase/formamidase family protein, producing the protein MMQSGQFWIITAAATLLLSATAAHADTTSVKAWQIVRVAKTGAHCVDDKNCMNRMHPAIKPVSRANPSQHIVFETRDAFDSDFNLGSKPEDVSAADLNLVHPLTGPVFIEGAQRGDVLAVTLLDVQPDDYGYTVIVPGFGFLRDRFTKPFIANWKLNRKEAVSDQIPGVVIPFNGFMGTVGVLPGQPEVATILTREAALQSAGGVVLTPQPLGALPSDVCGQNGSSKNECLRTIPPRENGGNMDIKQMVVGTTLLLPCFVDGCGLFVGDVHFAQGDGEVSGTAIEMGATVTLVTEIRKAQAAKVKVPHFEGGNQLIRLAPTEFYATTGFPLKAKDQIPPYHTYLDSQKIGPLENLSEDLMLAARNALIELIDWMVVEKGLTPEQAYVVASVAADLRIGNVVDVPNYAVSAILPTTIFRK; encoded by the coding sequence ATGATGCAATCCGGGCAATTCTGGATCATCACTGCGGCCGCAACATTGCTGCTCAGCGCAACCGCAGCGCATGCGGATACGACGTCCGTTAAGGCGTGGCAGATTGTGCGCGTCGCGAAGACTGGTGCGCACTGCGTCGACGACAAGAACTGCATGAACCGCATGCACCCGGCCATCAAGCCGGTGAGTCGCGCCAACCCCAGTCAGCATATCGTCTTTGAGACGCGCGACGCCTTCGACTCCGACTTCAACCTCGGCTCCAAGCCCGAGGATGTGTCGGCGGCCGATCTCAATCTCGTCCATCCGCTGACCGGCCCGGTCTTCATCGAGGGTGCCCAGCGCGGCGACGTACTGGCGGTGACACTCCTCGACGTACAGCCGGACGACTACGGTTACACGGTGATCGTCCCGGGCTTCGGTTTCCTGCGCGATCGCTTCACCAAGCCTTTCATCGCCAATTGGAAACTCAACCGCAAGGAGGCGGTCTCCGACCAGATCCCGGGCGTCGTCATCCCCTTTAACGGATTTATGGGCACGGTCGGGGTGCTGCCGGGCCAGCCCGAGGTGGCCACGATCCTCACGCGCGAGGCGGCGCTGCAGAGCGCGGGCGGCGTCGTGCTGACTCCGCAGCCGCTCGGTGCGCTGCCGAGCGATGTCTGCGGTCAGAACGGAAGCAGCAAGAATGAGTGCCTGCGCACCATTCCGCCGCGCGAGAACGGTGGCAACATGGACATCAAGCAGATGGTGGTGGGCACGACGCTGCTGCTGCCCTGCTTCGTGGACGGGTGCGGGTTGTTCGTCGGCGACGTCCATTTCGCGCAAGGCGATGGCGAGGTCTCCGGCACGGCGATCGAGATGGGGGCGACGGTCACGCTGGTCACCGAGATCCGCAAAGCGCAAGCCGCGAAGGTCAAAGTCCCGCACTTCGAAGGCGGCAATCAGCTCATCCGGTTGGCGCCGACCGAGTTCTACGCCACCACCGGCTTCCCGCTGAAAGCCAAGGACCAGATCCCACCTTACCATACCTACCTCGACAGCCAGAAAATCGGCCCGCTCGAGAACCTCTCGGAGGATCTGATGCTGGCGGCGCGCAACGCCCTGATCGAGCTGATCGACTGGATGGTTGTCGAGAAGGGCCTCACGCCGGAGCAGGCATATGTCGTGGCGAGCGTGGCCGCCGACCTGCGTATCGGCAATGTCGTCGACGTGCCGAACTACGCAGTCTCCGCCATCCTGCCGACCACCATATTCCGCAAGTAG
- a CDS encoding mechanosensitive ion channel family protein, translating into MAVFFAAIPKILAFAAILIIGWFVAALVASAIAAVLRRVRFNELSTQSGFTGFVHNMGLETDASGAIALTTKWFIRLIALVVAFDALGLPAVSDVLRQLLLWIPNLIVGIVVLVIGGLAANALGNLVRGATAQADLGNPDLLAKIAKVMVWAFAIVVAVNQIGVAQTLTNTLFTAVVGAAALALGLAFGLGGRETAAEIVRRWYDSSRGVESKLDEAAEAGRRLGEHAAGTSQPPRQSSR; encoded by the coding sequence ATGGCCGTATTCTTCGCCGCCATTCCCAAGATTCTTGCCTTTGCCGCGATCCTGATTATCGGCTGGTTCGTCGCGGCCTTGGTGGCAAGCGCAATCGCGGCGGTGCTTCGGCGAGTCCGCTTCAACGAACTATCCACGCAATCGGGGTTCACCGGCTTCGTTCATAACATGGGGTTGGAGACTGATGCCTCGGGAGCGATTGCCCTCACGACGAAATGGTTCATCAGGCTGATCGCGCTTGTGGTTGCGTTCGACGCTTTGGGTCTACCGGCCGTTTCGGACGTGTTGCGACAACTCCTGTTGTGGATTCCCAACCTTATCGTCGGAATCGTCGTTCTCGTCATCGGTGGCTTGGCGGCGAATGCCCTGGGTAACTTGGTCCGAGGCGCTACGGCACAGGCCGACCTGGGCAATCCCGACCTCCTCGCCAAGATTGCAAAGGTCATGGTGTGGGCCTTCGCCATCGTCGTAGCCGTGAACCAGATCGGTGTTGCTCAGACGTTGACCAATACGCTGTTCACGGCTGTCGTCGGCGCAGCAGCTCTCGCGCTCGGTCTGGCCTTCGGGCTCGGTGGACGAGAGACCGCAGCCGAGATAGTCCGTCGATGGTACGACTCGTCGCGAGGTGTCGAGTCGAAGCTCGACGAAGCTGCTGAAGCCGGCCGGCGCTTGGGCGAACACGCGGCAGGTACTTCCCAACCGCCGCGCCAGTCCAGCAGGTGA
- a CDS encoding AAA family ATPase: MSSAPSSSAERRQLTVMFCDLVGSTALAIMLDPEDLREVIAEYRDGVAAIVRKYGGTISRYIGDGMLILFGHPSAREDDPESAVRAALEIAAARHAPSAPPDLELRVRLGLATGLVIVGDLIGSEAAEPQAVLGETPNLAARLQALAEPDGVVIAEDTRRLIGGLFDYEDLGAVMLKGFAAPVRAWRVLREGTAESRFEAFHAAELTPLVGREEELELLVQHWQRARTGTGQVVLLAGEPGIGKSRLVAALQERIGDEPHTRLRYFCAPHHQDSALYPFIAQLQRTVDFEREDTPEHRLSKLQTVLSPALPPDEDIAILAELLSIPTGERYLPIALTPQRKKEKTFDALFRQLQGLARLHPIMMVFEDAQWIDPSSRELLDRTIDRVATLPVLSLITFRPEFQSVWTGKSHVSTMVLNRLDHEAGAALIRSMTGDRGLPPELVTEIAERTDGVPLFVEELTKAVLEADAAGVERAVSTAPLPGLAVPPTLHASLMARLDRLGPVAKEVAQLGAAIGREFSYDLLCAASRRSESELQSALERLTGAGLVFRRGEPPEANFLFKHALVQDAAYGTLLRGQRRELHARIAGALEEKFATSAEAQPEILARHFGNAGLIAKAVSYWQEAGERSKARSATAEAIRQMRKALDLLSHLPDAAESRRTELQLQLAIGGALIAAKGHAAEETGKAYARARRLCELLNDTPNLLKALWGEFVHHHVRAETQLSHRAAEELLELAGRQNDRAGLVAGHRAVGDSWLHRGELRLARAHLEQGLALYDPTRHRSLTVLFAENASVAMLSFLSLTLGLLGFVDQARARSREALAEARELSHPISLAFALSVACRLHFVLDDPRTVRLLADELIALTTEQGFAFFLAMGTAYRGWTMVEAGESDAGTDLLRLGIERFQASGAAWTLPFYLAQLATAHVKMGAPEDGLGRLIEALSLTEKSGVRWFEAELRCRRGQLLWTTRQNAEAEAETDFRHAIAIARQQEAKLWELRSAISLARLWCDQDKRDEARGLLAQVYGWFTEGFDTPDLKNAGALLDELSA; the protein is encoded by the coding sequence TTGTCATCCGCGCCAAGTTCTTCCGCCGAGCGCCGCCAACTCACAGTGATGTTCTGCGACCTCGTCGGCTCGACGGCGCTTGCGATCATGCTCGACCCGGAAGATCTACGGGAGGTCATCGCCGAGTACCGCGATGGTGTGGCGGCCATCGTCCGCAAGTACGGGGGCACGATCAGCCGCTACATCGGCGATGGCATGCTGATCCTGTTCGGTCATCCTTCAGCGCGTGAGGATGATCCCGAGAGCGCGGTGCGCGCCGCGCTTGAGATCGCCGCGGCCCGGCACGCGCCGAGCGCCCCACCGGATCTCGAGCTGCGGGTGCGTCTCGGGCTCGCGACTGGTCTCGTTATCGTGGGCGACCTCATCGGCAGTGAGGCCGCCGAGCCGCAGGCGGTGCTCGGCGAAACGCCGAACCTGGCCGCCCGACTGCAAGCGCTCGCCGAGCCCGACGGGGTGGTAATCGCCGAGGACACGCGGCGGCTCATCGGCGGGCTCTTTGATTACGAGGATCTCGGCGCGGTGATGCTGAAGGGCTTCGCCGCCCCGGTGCGCGCCTGGCGGGTGCTGCGTGAGGGAACGGCGGAAAGCCGCTTCGAGGCGTTCCACGCGGCAGAGCTCACGCCATTGGTTGGGCGCGAGGAGGAGCTTGAGCTGCTAGTGCAGCATTGGCAGCGTGCCAGGACGGGCACTGGCCAGGTAGTGTTGCTGGCGGGGGAGCCGGGGATTGGCAAATCGCGCCTCGTCGCGGCTCTCCAGGAGCGCATCGGGGACGAGCCGCACACTCGCTTGCGGTATTTCTGCGCGCCGCATCATCAGGACAGCGCGCTGTATCCCTTCATTGCTCAGCTGCAGCGAACCGTCGATTTCGAGCGCGAGGACACGCCGGAGCACAGGCTCAGCAAGCTGCAAACGGTGCTATCCCCGGCACTGCCGCCCGACGAGGACATAGCAATCCTCGCCGAGCTGCTATCGATTCCGACCGGCGAGCGATATCTGCCGATTGCCCTCACGCCACAGCGAAAGAAAGAGAAGACTTTCGATGCCCTGTTTCGGCAGCTTCAAGGTTTGGCCCGGCTACACCCAATAATGATGGTCTTCGAGGACGCACAATGGATCGATCCAAGCTCGCGCGAGTTGCTGGACCGGACCATCGATCGAGTGGCGACCCTGCCGGTACTGTCGCTGATCACGTTCCGTCCTGAGTTTCAGTCCGTATGGACCGGAAAGTCACATGTCAGCACGATGGTTCTGAACCGCCTTGATCATGAGGCGGGCGCCGCTCTGATACGGAGCATGACTGGCGACCGGGGACTGCCGCCCGAGCTCGTAACTGAGATCGCCGAGCGAACGGACGGTGTGCCGCTGTTCGTCGAGGAATTGACCAAGGCTGTGCTCGAAGCGGACGCGGCGGGGGTCGAGCGCGCTGTCTCCACTGCGCCACTCCCGGGGCTCGCGGTGCCGCCCACGTTGCACGCTTCGCTGATGGCGAGGCTCGACCGTCTTGGCCCGGTCGCGAAGGAGGTCGCGCAACTCGGCGCGGCCATCGGCCGAGAGTTCTCCTACGATCTGCTCTGCGCCGCCTCGCGCCGAAGCGAGAGCGAGCTGCAATCAGCGCTAGAGCGGCTGACGGGTGCGGGGTTGGTGTTTCGGCGCGGCGAACCACCCGAGGCCAATTTCCTCTTTAAACACGCATTGGTGCAGGATGCGGCATATGGCACGCTACTACGCGGCCAGCGTCGTGAATTGCATGCCCGTATCGCTGGCGCACTGGAGGAGAAGTTCGCGACGAGCGCCGAAGCGCAACCCGAGATCCTCGCGCGCCATTTTGGAAATGCCGGTCTGATCGCGAAGGCGGTTTCCTATTGGCAGGAGGCCGGCGAACGCTCCAAAGCGCGCTCAGCCACGGCAGAAGCGATCAGACAAATGCGGAAGGCGCTCGATCTGTTGTCCCATTTACCGGACGCCGCCGAGAGCCGACGCACTGAACTCCAACTTCAACTCGCAATCGGCGGCGCGCTGATCGCCGCCAAGGGCCATGCGGCCGAAGAGACCGGAAAGGCCTACGCGCGGGCGCGTCGTCTCTGCGAGCTGCTGAACGACACGCCGAATCTGCTCAAAGCATTGTGGGGCGAGTTCGTCCATCACCATGTGCGCGCCGAGACGCAATTATCGCATCGTGCCGCCGAAGAACTGCTCGAGTTGGCCGGACGACAAAACGACAGGGCCGGCCTGGTGGCCGGGCATCGGGCGGTCGGCGATAGCTGGCTGCATCGCGGAGAGTTGCGCTTGGCGCGCGCGCATCTTGAGCAGGGGCTCGCACTTTACGATCCCACGCGGCATCGATCTCTGACGGTTCTGTTCGCCGAGAACGCCAGCGTGGCGATGCTTTCCTTCCTGTCCCTGACGCTCGGGCTTCTAGGTTTCGTCGATCAGGCCCGAGCGCGGAGCAGGGAAGCCCTGGCAGAGGCGCGCGAGCTATCGCACCCGATCAGCCTTGCGTTCGCGTTAAGCGTCGCCTGCCGGCTGCATTTCGTGCTCGACGATCCACGGACTGTGCGCCTGCTCGCGGATGAGCTCATCGCGCTTACTACCGAGCAGGGCTTTGCCTTCTTTCTCGCGATGGGAACCGCGTATCGCGGCTGGACCATGGTCGAGGCCGGGGAATCAGACGCCGGGACCGATCTGCTGCGGCTCGGGATCGAGAGATTCCAAGCATCCGGCGCGGCGTGGACTCTTCCATTCTACCTCGCGCAGCTTGCCACAGCGCACGTGAAGATGGGAGCGCCCGAAGACGGGCTCGGCCGACTAATTGAGGCTTTGTCTCTGACCGAGAAATCGGGCGTGCGATGGTTCGAGGCAGAACTGCGATGCCGTCGAGGCCAACTGCTGTGGACGACCCGCCAAAACGCCGAGGCCGAGGCGGAGACCGACTTTCGCCATGCCATCGCGATCGCGCGGCAGCAGGAGGCGAAGCTCTGGGAACTCCGCTCCGCCATAAGCCTCGCCCGGCTCTGGTGCGACCAGGACAAGCGCGATGAAGCACGCGGTCTCCTCGCGCAGGTCTATGGCTGGTTCACCGAGGGCTTCGATACACCCGACTTGAAGAATGCGGGAGCCTTACTCGACGAACTAAGCGCATAG
- a CDS encoding alpha/beta hydrolase, whose amino-acid sequence MSLRAELVRFCLPWFMRPRLQSDIQIEDARRQVARFAQLVPRVPRGTELVVVDAGGVKAERIATPRSLPNRYVVHLHGGAYLLGFPALFRDFNWRIADVTGARVLCIDYRLAPEHSFPAAVEDVTAAYRWLISQRAEPRHVAFVGESSGGGLALASMMRLRDEGSSLPAAAVVVSPWTDLALTGQSLTDYGSSDPMVPVELMPKAVELYLGNTDPRSPYASPLYGDPVGLPSTLVLAASDEALRDDAVRMAERLRAAGCDVELELWPRMFHVWHMFARILPEARAAIERIGAFLQPRL is encoded by the coding sequence ATGAGTTTGCGCGCCGAGCTTGTCCGCTTCTGTCTGCCTTGGTTCATGCGGCCACGGTTGCAATCGGACATTCAGATCGAGGATGCCCGTCGACAGGTGGCCCGCTTCGCGCAGCTCGTGCCGCGCGTACCGCGCGGGACCGAGCTGGTTGTAGTTGACGCCGGCGGCGTCAAAGCCGAGCGGATCGCGACGCCCCGCTCGCTTCCAAACCGATACGTCGTCCACCTTCACGGTGGCGCCTATCTGCTCGGCTTTCCGGCACTGTTTCGCGATTTTAACTGGCGCATTGCCGACGTGACCGGCGCGCGGGTGTTATGCATCGACTACCGGCTTGCGCCCGAGCATTCGTTTCCAGCGGCGGTCGAGGATGTGACGGCCGCCTATCGATGGCTCATCTCGCAGCGCGCCGAACCGCGTCACGTGGCGTTTGTCGGGGAGTCTTCCGGCGGCGGGCTTGCGCTGGCGAGCATGATGCGTTTGCGCGATGAGGGATCATCCTTGCCGGCCGCTGCCGTCGTGGTCTCGCCGTGGACCGATCTCGCCCTGACGGGCCAATCGCTCACCGATTACGGTTCTTCCGATCCGATGGTGCCGGTTGAGCTGATGCCGAAGGCGGTTGAGCTTTATCTCGGCAATACGGATCCGCGCTCGCCCTATGCCTCTCCACTCTATGGCGATCCGGTGGGCCTGCCGTCGACTCTGGTTCTTGCCGCCAGCGATGAGGCACTGCGCGATGATGCGGTGCGAATGGCCGAGCGCTTGCGAGCAGCCGGCTGCGATGTCGAACTCGAGTTGTGGCCGCGCATGTTCCACGTCTGGCATATGTTCGCGCGCATCCTGCCAGAAGCACGTGCAGCGATCGAGCGCATCGGTGCGTTCTTGCAGCCTAGGCTGTGA